CCAGCAGTTTCAGGCCGTTCTCTTTGGCGTAGCGGACTAATCCGACATAATACAGCTCATACCATTCGTTGCTGAATCCTGCCCTGACCGCTTTATCAAACTCAGATTCGGTGATTTTTCCGGCGATATAATCGTCGCAGACCTGCTGTTTGGAACGGTACAGGAACTCCATTGCCAGAACGGCCTTGGGATTCTTCTGGGCCAGGCTTTCGAGGACCTTTTCCTGGAATTTGTGGTGAACCGAATTTGTATGCGATTCGGCCACATAAACAACCCGGATATCCTTAAGCCGTTCTATCAAAACATCATAATCCAGCACCTCAAACGTGTCCAAATCAACGTATTTATTATACAATTCCGGTATTTTAAGCGATGCCAGCTTGACGACCGCCTTTGAAATCACTTCTTCCTCTGACGCACTCAACTGAGCCCTTCTTTTAAACTGGGTTAGCTCGCTATCGGTGCCTGTTCCGGCGCTGACGGCCTTAGTGTCCGGCGCCGCCAGCAGTTCTTTTGCCTCGGGCGGAATAACTATCGCATCTCCCTTGTCATAATTTGAATAATTCATCTCCATCTTCATTTTTACGGCGGCTCCGGCCGCTTTCCCCTCCATATCAAGAATGACCTTGGATAAAAGATAGGCGTCCTTGGCCACCCACATCTTTATTGTCACCTTGTCAAACTTGCCGGCCATACCCTGCACGCCGCTGCCGCCGAATGCTTTGTCGTTGATTGTCTCGGGGTTAACCGTCAGTTCTATGACCTGATAGGATTTGTCTCCTATTTTTTCCTCTTTGCTGATTAAGGCATCCTGGTTGATTCCCGGGATTTGGTTCAGGCCGGCCGGGAACATCTCCGCGGCTAATATCATAGACTTCTGGGCCGGCGATGCCAATGCCCACTTTTTGTCGGCCGGATCCATCATAACCGCGTTTGTGTCATCTGAATAATATTCAAACGGCGTTTTTGTCAATCCGTTGCTCCCATCGATTAATTCGCCATGAGCATAGATATCCTTGTCATATCTGGCGCTGTCGCAGTCAAGAATCCTGATATTCATTCCCATTACACCCATCTCCATCACTATTTTTGACGAGACGCTTTTAGCGTCGGCAAAGTTTTCCACTGCCCTCTTGATAACACCCTTAGCATCCTTGGGCGCTTCTTTGACAACCGGCGCCACCGGCGGTGGCGGCACGATGGGTTTTTGGGCTCCGGATTGGCATCCGGCGAATAATGCCGTTGATACTATCAGGGTGCATATTAACAAGTAGCGCTTATTGCCTGGTTTCATATTAGTTCCTTTCTTATTATGTTATTTGACATATCTCATTACCCGATAACCGGGCAAGGAATGATTCACACATTACTTAATCGCACCTTGGAAGTCAATTTATTTGTCTAATGTGAATAGTGACATCCCGATTATTTACTAACCTATGTCCCGAAAGAATTCGGGACATAGTATCATATTGAAGTAATCGGGATTACACGGCCGTAAGCCTCTCGATCAGATTTTATCTGTTCTGCGAGGCTAACGGACATTATTCACGCCACTACGTGAATAACCCGTGTAAAGAATCTTCCCTAAAAATACGATAACAATATCTGGCTCGTTAACAATCAAGCAACCTAATGTGAAAGGTGTTGTTTATGTCTAAAACTCACATACCGGATAATATCGAAGTAGTTGATACCGAACTGGATTTATCGGCGGCCAGATTGTTGGAATACCTGAACTCCAATAAGAACGCGGCCGTGAAAGAGCTCCTGGCCCATTACGAGGAAATCATCTCTCCCAAACTGCAAGGT
This Candidatus Brocadiia bacterium DNA region includes the following protein-coding sequences:
- a CDS encoding ChaN family lipoprotein; protein product: MKPGNKRYLLICTLIVSTALFAGCQSGAQKPIVPPPPVAPVVKEAPKDAKGVIKRAVENFADAKSVSSKIVMEMGVMGMNIRILDCDSARYDKDIYAHGELIDGSNGLTKTPFEYYSDDTNAVMMDPADKKWALASPAQKSMILAAEMFPAGLNQIPGINQDALISKEEKIGDKSYQVIELTVNPETINDKAFGGSGVQGMAGKFDKVTIKMWVAKDAYLLSKVILDMEGKAAGAAVKMKMEMNYSNYDKGDAIVIPPEAKELLAAPDTKAVSAGTGTDSELTQFKRRAQLSASEEEVISKAVVKLASLKIPELYNKYVDLDTFEVLDYDVLIERLKDIRVVYVAESHTNSVHHKFQEKVLESLAQKNPKAVLAMEFLYRSKQQVCDDYIAGKITESEFDKAVRAGFSNEWYELYYVGLVRYAKENGLKLLGLNVEKEIKNKLVDEGWDKLTPAEQKLIAKDIDTSNKAHREFVMKSFEEMKKMSPKFNEDRMYVLQCVWDETFGEAIANYLKAADNPASQVIVVAGAGHIEYKFNIPERSYKRYPATYKTLIPVSITEKTADKEGLFREALSSYIGDFIYFAPPDKGE